One window from the genome of Streptococcus salivarius encodes:
- a CDS encoding KxYKxGKxW signal peptide domain-containing protein, with the protein MEKKVHFKLHKVKKHWVTIAVTGLTLGLCFAGLSYASAEEQPTPVNESTVEAIIKEGAIDVEAPTTNEATAKAVENTPATASSETATVSETPVVTSEVASTETVSEKTSSEVTSTAGSEVANSETTHPEVSATNTPTNNENLIISTSPDKTTLDTSQKDGDFTITVEAEGITKKTDKRESFVSDANGVTYYVDAKGQLVTGPKDINGFQYYFNNDGTMVKGQLRKVDDKLHFYDENDGKLVTDRFITFKDSHYIPEENYSKVVYFNEPAYIEPNYYVMPGLERYYFDKNGNTLKKGRQTILGDDYYIYDNGQVAVHRLMELDHKRYYFDDKGALAKNKQFPIIEKGLRKSMPYVFYSDHNGVADYLNKQLNIVTYPFPIYYTLPSENNIEYPKNQFMMDYEGRWYYFNKDGFPVTGPKTIDGFELYFHESSRPEGHQAKGEFINIDNKIYYFDRDNGRKVKDTSFELNGIHYIADKEGNITIQGDSRFHNQYVSDDKGNWYYYNSDGNKLIGEQTIDNVKVYFKDSGVQVKGQFAPNGHFYDKDSGELVTNAYVEDNGNWYYVDENGQKLIGNQIVDSYHVCFDGNGRQLKGEASYSNSGLPKHYYDLHNGQMVINSLIQIDGKTYKADNEGKLSEVPYALNYRNQIVTDEFENSYYYDYQGMMVKNQYVTIYHLENDYLNPKIKKVTYYAGYDGKFLHGPQTINGVAVYFNVYGEQIKDQFADDGYYYDKDTGARVNLGVNQSVMINGKWYYVDHNGKRSKGEFIKQGGNKYYYDKINGERVIGTLFEVNDKLYISDQEGVITEKKDDIKKNGLFYDDYHNIHYMNDNGHLARNIYVPSDHNGFSDDTKPFYYFGSEGIALKGEHTINGETVFFDENGEQVKGGFAKNGKYYNKHTGSLARNTFRDRTVRIAREWRANGISTTFRYYLDNSGYKVSGYQTINGEDYYFYPDGPQLKGDFAPDGRYHDKDTGALVTKRYVQIKPWHFITDLGNEPIDHNYVQVFQFDRYPSLADTSTGAITRYFGKKYSNSWYYVDENSQKVTGHKTIDNVKVYFDKDGKQAKGIVADDGYYYDKNTGELVDLGRDKFVDIDGYRYYVGSDGKCYKGEQKIGDDYYYFHDDGRLGYDELRTIWAGNDYFYHYYYPKTGKRAKNVDITFNHSIRYKVKAEVVHFDENGDGRVIKYIYE; encoded by the coding sequence ATGGAAAAGAAAGTACATTTTAAACTTCACAAAGTTAAAAAACATTGGGTAACTATTGCAGTGACAGGACTCACTTTAGGATTGTGTTTTGCAGGACTAAGTTACGCTTCAGCTGAAGAACAGCCTACCCCTGTTAATGAATCAACTGTTGAAGCCATCATCAAAGAAGGCGCTATTGACGTTGAGGCTCCAACGACTAATGAAGCCACAGCTAAAGCTGTAGAAAACACACCTGCTACCGCTTCGAGCGAAACTGCCACAGTATCAGAAACACCAGTAGTCACCTCAGAAGTGGCCTCAACAGAAACCGTTTCTGAAAAAACAAGCTCTGAAGTCACAAGCACAGCTGGCTCAGAAGTAGCTAATTCTGAAACTACACATCCTGAGGTAAGTGCAACAAATACACCTACAAACAACGAAAACCTCATCATAAGTACTTCTCCTGATAAAACAACTTTAGATACCTCACAAAAAGATGGCGATTTCACCATCACTGTTGAAGCGGAAGGTATCACAAAAAAGACAGATAAAAGAGAGAGTTTCGTTTCAGATGCAAATGGTGTTACCTATTATGTGGATGCAAAAGGGCAGCTTGTTACTGGACCAAAAGACATCAACGGTTTCCAATATTACTTTAACAATGACGGCACTATGGTAAAAGGGCAGCTTAGGAAAGTTGACGACAAACTCCACTTTTACGATGAAAACGATGGCAAGCTAGTAACAGACCGTTTTATTACATTCAAAGACAGCCACTATATTCCAGAAGAAAACTATAGTAAAGTTGTTTACTTCAATGAACCTGCTTATATCGAACCAAACTATTATGTAATGCCTGGATTAGAACGTTACTATTTTGATAAAAATGGTAACACACTTAAGAAAGGTCGTCAGACGATTTTAGGTGATGACTATTACATCTATGACAATGGCCAAGTTGCTGTTCATAGACTAATGGAATTAGATCACAAACGCTACTACTTTGATGACAAAGGGGCCTTAGCTAAAAACAAACAATTTCCTATCATCGAAAAGGGTCTTCGGAAGTCTATGCCATATGTATTTTATTCAGACCACAATGGGGTGGCTGATTATCTCAATAAACAACTAAACATTGTGACTTATCCGTTCCCAATTTACTATACTCTTCCTTCAGAAAATAATATAGAATATCCAAAAAATCAATTTATGATGGACTACGAAGGTCGTTGGTATTACTTCAACAAAGACGGATTTCCAGTCACTGGACCTAAGACTATTGATGGCTTTGAACTCTACTTCCATGAATCATCTCGCCCAGAAGGACATCAAGCTAAAGGTGAATTTATTAATATTGATAATAAAATCTACTACTTCGACAGAGACAATGGTCGTAAAGTCAAGGATACATCTTTTGAGTTAAACGGTATCCATTATATCGCAGATAAAGAAGGGAACATCACTATCCAAGGTGATTCTAGATTCCATAACCAATATGTCAGCGATGATAAAGGCAACTGGTATTACTACAACTCCGATGGCAATAAACTCATTGGCGAACAAACCATTGATAACGTCAAAGTTTACTTTAAGGACAGTGGAGTCCAAGTTAAAGGACAATTCGCTCCGAATGGTCACTTCTATGACAAGGATAGTGGTGAACTTGTTACCAATGCTTATGTAGAAGACAATGGAAACTGGTACTATGTCGATGAAAATGGTCAAAAACTCATTGGAAACCAAATTGTCGATAGTTATCATGTTTGTTTTGACGGTAATGGTCGTCAACTAAAAGGTGAAGCTAGCTACTCAAATTCAGGTCTACCAAAACATTACTATGATTTGCATAATGGACAAATGGTTATCAACTCTCTTATTCAAATCGATGGTAAGACCTATAAAGCTGATAATGAAGGTAAACTCTCTGAAGTACCATATGCTTTAAACTATCGCAACCAAATTGTTACCGACGAATTTGAAAACAGCTATTATTATGACTACCAAGGAATGATGGTCAAAAATCAATACGTTACTATCTATCACCTAGAGAATGACTATCTTAACCCTAAAATTAAAAAAGTCACCTATTATGCAGGGTATGACGGAAAATTCCTTCACGGTCCCCAAACGATAAATGGTGTTGCTGTTTATTTCAATGTCTATGGTGAACAAATCAAAGACCAGTTCGCAGACGATGGTTACTATTATGATAAAGATACCGGTGCTCGTGTTAATTTAGGAGTCAACCAATCAGTTATGATAAATGGTAAATGGTATTATGTTGACCATAACGGAAAGCGATCTAAAGGTGAGTTTATTAAACAAGGAGGAAACAAATACTACTACGATAAAATTAATGGTGAGCGTGTCATTGGAACACTTTTTGAAGTGAACGATAAACTTTATATTTCAGATCAAGAAGGTGTCATTACTGAAAAGAAAGATGATATCAAAAAAAATGGACTGTTCTATGATGACTACCACAATATCCATTATATGAATGATAATGGTCATCTAGCTAGGAACATATACGTTCCTTCTGACCACAATGGATTTAGTGATGATACAAAACCGTTTTACTATTTTGGTTCCGAAGGAATCGCTTTAAAAGGGGAACATACTATTAATGGTGAAACAGTATTCTTCGATGAAAATGGAGAGCAAGTAAAAGGAGGTTTCGCAAAAAACGGTAAATATTACAATAAACATACAGGTAGCTTAGCAAGAAATACTTTCAGAGATCGTACTGTAAGAATCGCTCGTGAATGGCGTGCTAATGGTATCTCAACTACATTCCGCTACTACCTAGATAATAGTGGCTACAAGGTGTCAGGTTATCAGACTATTAACGGTGAGGACTACTACTTCTACCCTGATGGACCACAGTTAAAAGGGGATTTCGCACCAGATGGTAGATATCACGATAAGGACACCGGAGCTTTAGTCACAAAACGTTATGTTCAAATAAAACCTTGGCATTTTATCACCGACCTAGGTAATGAGCCTATCGACCATAATTATGTTCAAGTATTTCAATTCGATAGATACCCTAGTCTAGCAGACACCTCAACTGGTGCAATTACTAGATATTTTGGTAAAAAATATTCTAATAGTTGGTACTACGTCGATGAAAATAGTCAAAAGGTAACTGGACACAAAACTATCGATAATGTGAAGGTTTACTTTGATAAAGATGGTAAACAAGCTAAAGGTATTGTTGCTGATGATGGTTATTACTATGACAAGAATACTGGTGAACTTGTTGACTTAGGACGTGACAAATTCGTTGACATTGACGGTTATCGTTACTATGTTGGTAGTGATGGTAAATGTTATAAGGGTGAACAAAAGATTGGAGATGATTACTACTATTTTCACGATGATGGTAGACTAGGCTACGATGAATTGCGAACAATTTGGGCGGGAAATGACTACTTCTACCATTATTATTACCCAAAAACTGGAAAACGTGCTAAAAATGTTGACATTACTTTTAATCACTCAATTCGTTACAAGGTGAAAGCTGAGGTTGTTCATTTCGATGAAAACGGTGATGGAAGAGTTATTAAATATATTTACGAATAA
- a CDS encoding KxYKxGKxW signal peptide domain-containing protein, whose protein sequence is MEKKVHFKLHKVKKHWVTIAVTGLALGLSFAGLNYASAEEQPTPVNEATVEAIIKEGAIDVEAPATSETTAKPTENTPASASSEAATVSEAPAAASEVASTETVSEKPSSEVTSTASSEGASSETAHSEVSASPEVVEKTVVTGGQYTSDDQGNWYYVKDGKALTGLQTIDYVDVYFDADGKQVKDDIRQIDGSTYHFTKDSGQITRNAFASDKMGNWYYFGPDGKALTGKQVVDNFTLYFYPNGVQAKDAFVILDGNTYYFQKDSGQLVSNRYWSDDEGNWYYSDIDGRLLTGAQTVDFVNVYFYDDGVQVKGDFAPNGHYYDKDTGALVTNRYVEKDGKWYYVNDKGDKLVGQQTVDGVEVYFNRDGVQAKGIFANADHFYDKDTGAAVRDQIVEVNGKRYYVGPDGRKVYSGTHIVHGEEVNLIVGDGHQAFGEFTYYADSGDYIGFDGKKVTKAGFVRTKDNHWYYLDGKGNKLVSVQVIDGQLYYFGLPTRKYYYGMQSRGELIYAYYSDTIPNSSHIYYLDEATGAALKNQYHEWEGSWYYFGPNWYALTGEQTIDNVPVYFHTNGKQAKGELVTVDGKIHYYDANSGARLSNITITIKGQTYHFDADGNGTLIS, encoded by the coding sequence ATGGAAAAGAAAGTACATTTTAAACTTCACAAAGTTAAAAAACATTGGGTAACTATTGCAGTGACAGGACTTGCTTTGGGATTGAGTTTTGCTGGCCTTAACTATGCTTCAGCTGAAGAACAACCTACCCCTGTTAATGAAGCAACTGTTGAAGCTATCATCAAAGAAGGTGCTATTGACGTCGAGGCTCCAGCAACTAGTGAAACCACAGCTAAACCTACAGAAAACACACCTGCTAGTGCTTCGAGTGAAGCTGCCACAGTATCAGAAGCACCAGCAGCTGCCTCAGAGGTTGCTTCAACAGAAACTGTTTCTGAAAAACCAAGCTCTGAAGTCACAAGCACAGCTAGTTCGGAAGGAGCTAGTTCTGAAACTGCACATTCCGAGGTAAGTGCTAGCCCTGAAGTAGTCGAAAAAACAGTGGTTACAGGCGGTCAATACACTAGCGATGACCAAGGCAACTGGTACTATGTTAAGGATGGCAAGGCGCTTACCGGTCTACAAACTATTGACTATGTAGACGTTTACTTTGATGCTGATGGTAAGCAAGTCAAAGACGATATTCGTCAGATTGATGGCAGCACCTATCATTTTACTAAGGATAGTGGTCAAATCACGCGCAATGCCTTTGCCTCTGACAAAATGGGCAATTGGTACTACTTTGGTCCAGATGGTAAAGCACTTACAGGTAAACAAGTCGTTGATAACTTCACACTCTACTTCTACCCTAATGGGGTTCAAGCCAAAGATGCCTTTGTCATTCTTGATGGCAATACCTATTATTTCCAAAAAGACAGTGGTCAACTGGTTAGCAACCGTTATTGGTCTGATGACGAAGGCAACTGGTACTACAGCGACATAGATGGTCGCCTCTTAACCGGCGCTCAAACCGTCGATTTTGTGAATGTTTACTTCTATGACGATGGTGTCCAAGTTAAAGGGGACTTTGCACCAAATGGCCATTATTATGATAAAGATACTGGTGCCCTCGTTACCAACCGCTATGTCGAAAAGGACGGCAAGTGGTACTATGTCAATGATAAGGGCGATAAATTAGTTGGTCAGCAAACCGTAGATGGTGTAGAAGTCTATTTCAATAGAGACGGTGTCCAAGCTAAAGGTATTTTTGCCAATGCTGATCATTTCTATGACAAAGACACAGGTGCTGCTGTCCGAGACCAAATCGTCGAAGTCAATGGAAAACGTTATTATGTCGGTCCAGATGGTAGAAAGGTCTATTCAGGAACACATATTGTTCATGGGGAAGAAGTGAATCTTATCGTTGGAGATGGTCATCAAGCCTTCGGAGAATTCACATACTACGCAGATAGTGGAGACTATATCGGATTTGATGGTAAAAAGGTCACAAAAGCTGGTTTCGTCAGAACCAAAGATAATCACTGGTATTATCTAGACGGTAAGGGAAACAAATTAGTCTCAGTTCAAGTTATCGATGGCCAACTCTACTACTTTGGACTCCCTACTCGTAAATACTACTACGGAATGCAAAGTAGAGGTGAGCTCATCTATGCGTATTACAGTGATACTATCCCTAACAGTAGCCACATCTACTATCTGGATGAAGCCACAGGCGCTGCTCTTAAAAACCAGTACCATGAATGGGAAGGTAGTTGGTATTACTTTGGTCCAAACTGGTACGCCTTGACTGGTGAACAAACCATTGACAACGTCCCAGTCTACTTCCACACTAATGGTAAACAAGCTAAAGGGGAACTAGTAACCGTCGATGGTAAAATCCACTACTACGATGCTAACTCAGGTGCCCGTTTGTCAAACATTACCATCACTATTAAGGGACAAACCTATCATTTTGATGCTGATGGAAATGGAACACTTATTAGTTAG
- a CDS encoding KxYKxGKxW signal peptide domain-containing protein: MEKKVHFKLHKVKKHWVTIAVTGLTLGLSFAGLNYASAEEQPTPVNEATVEAIIKEGVIDVEAPATSEATAKPTENTPATASSETATVSEAPVAASEVASTETVSEKLSSEVTSTASSETAHSEVSTTTSESVTAENVSSVGDIPNENTTRGTDRSAFTEKRNGFATEQEERIETVNYVGSLITLRHPYYVTYYYDNNGNKLMGWQDINGERYYFKKEREHPGFETIDGKLYYFTDSARMLHDEFVEENGQTYYLGSDGVRVSGLQDINGQTYYFNPDRNDQLSYDLNLVGDKLYLFGDAGKENAGQLVKDTHLNNGDFKLNIDPNGIVTVANNHPAFLQDNAGHWYYMNTDGKLVTGPQTIDGLTYYFDSDGRQVKGERRKVNGKSYFYDPDNGALVTNRLVTFKAGRFIPEENYAKEIRFDSAPYANYDNNEHPELERYYFGADGLPVTGWQTINGNKYFFQDDGNMVVHRFFNNYYFYNDGTIARNIRLNIPTHYIMREFPNIYEFDNDGVGKFISSDFKDLRPKSAHFSQDKEGYWYYYDEYGLPAIGAETIDGYDMYFHLGTHRQAKGEFVDIKGKVYYFDKDNGRKVKDTTFDFDGKTYVADQSGVITIKSQSTERNRYISDSEGNWYYVNDKGYLLLGAHTIDNVKVYFGTNGVQYKGHFAPDNHYYDKDNGALVTDRLVEDGGKEFYVDKEGNKFHGAKYLDGIQYYFRYGEKVKGEFNYPYRGDHYYDKETGALVTGKYFEHKNNWYYANSKGNILTGRRVIDDKHVYFYDDDYGQYKGIQAKDKLIILGGKTYYYLPGSGNRADNVTLTINHVTYYFDNDGVGHILR; the protein is encoded by the coding sequence ATGGAAAAGAAAGTACATTTTAAACTTCACAAAGTTAAAAAACATTGGGTAACTATTGCAGTGACAGGACTCACTTTAGGATTGAGTTTTGCAGGCCTTAACTACGCTTCAGCTGAAGAACAGCCTACCCCTGTTAATGAAGCGACTGTTGAAGCCATCATCAAAGAAGGCGTCATTGACGTCGAGGCTCCAGCAACTAGTGAAGCCACAGCTAAACCTACAGAAAACACACCTGCTACCGCTTCAAGCGAAACTGCTACAGTATCAGAAGCACCAGTAGCTGCCTCAGAAGTTGCTTCAACAGAAACAGTCTCTGAAAAACTAAGCTCTGAAGTGACAAGCACAGCTAGTTCTGAAACTGCACATTCCGAGGTAAGTACAACGACTAGTGAAAGTGTTACAGCTGAGAATGTGTCATCTGTTGGTGATATCCCAAACGAAAATACCACGAGAGGAACTGACCGTTCTGCCTTTACTGAAAAAAGGAATGGATTTGCCACCGAACAAGAAGAACGCATCGAAACAGTTAACTATGTAGGTAGTCTTATTACCTTAAGACATCCTTATTACGTTACTTATTACTACGATAATAACGGTAATAAGCTTATGGGATGGCAAGATATTAATGGAGAACGCTATTATTTCAAAAAAGAGCGAGAACATCCTGGTTTCGAAACCATTGATGGAAAACTCTATTACTTTACAGATAGTGCACGTATGCTCCATGATGAATTTGTTGAAGAAAATGGTCAAACTTACTATCTAGGTAGCGATGGTGTGCGAGTTTCTGGCTTACAAGATATCAACGGACAAACCTATTACTTTAATCCTGATAGAAACGACCAACTTAGCTACGACTTGAATTTGGTTGGTGACAAGCTCTATCTGTTTGGAGATGCTGGCAAAGAAAATGCAGGACAATTAGTTAAAGACACACATCTCAACAACGGTGATTTCAAACTGAATATTGATCCTAATGGTATCGTTACGGTGGCAAATAACCATCCAGCTTTTCTACAAGATAATGCTGGGCATTGGTATTATATGAATACAGATGGAAAGCTAGTTACTGGACCACAAACTATTGATGGCTTAACCTATTACTTTGACTCAGATGGTAGACAGGTCAAGGGTGAACGCCGTAAGGTCAATGGTAAATCCTATTTTTACGACCCAGATAACGGCGCCCTTGTGACGAACCGCCTCGTCACCTTCAAAGCTGGACGATTCATTCCTGAGGAAAACTATGCTAAAGAAATAAGATTTGACTCTGCTCCTTATGCCAATTATGACAACAACGAACATCCTGAACTCGAACGGTATTATTTTGGTGCCGATGGCCTACCAGTCACAGGATGGCAAACCATCAATGGTAATAAGTACTTTTTCCAAGATGATGGAAATATGGTCGTACACAGATTTTTCAATAACTATTACTTCTACAATGATGGTACCATTGCTAGAAATATACGATTGAATATTCCTACACACTATATTATGAGAGAATTTCCAAATATCTATGAATTTGATAATGATGGGGTTGGTAAATTCATTTCTAGTGATTTTAAGGACCTTCGACCTAAGAGCGCTCATTTTTCTCAAGATAAAGAGGGCTACTGGTACTACTACGATGAGTATGGACTTCCTGCTATTGGTGCCGAAACTATTGATGGCTACGATATGTATTTCCATTTAGGAACTCATCGCCAAGCTAAGGGAGAGTTCGTTGATATCAAGGGCAAGGTTTACTATTTTGATAAAGATAACGGTCGAAAAGTCAAAGATACAACTTTTGATTTCGATGGTAAGACCTATGTGGCAGACCAATCTGGTGTCATCACCATTAAAAGTCAATCAACTGAACGAAACCGCTATATCAGTGATTCCGAAGGTAATTGGTACTATGTCAATGACAAGGGTTACCTCCTCCTTGGTGCTCATACCATTGATAACGTCAAGGTTTATTTCGGCACCAATGGTGTTCAATACAAAGGTCATTTTGCTCCTGATAATCACTATTACGATAAAGATAACGGTGCTTTAGTAACAGATAGATTGGTTGAGGATGGTGGCAAAGAGTTTTATGTTGATAAAGAAGGAAATAAGTTTCACGGTGCTAAGTATTTGGACGGAATTCAGTACTACTTTAGATACGGCGAAAAAGTGAAAGGTGAGTTTAATTATCCATACCGTGGTGATCATTATTATGACAAAGAGACTGGTGCCCTTGTAACCGGAAAATACTTCGAACATAAGAATAACTGGTATTATGCAAATAGTAAGGGAAATATTCTGACTGGTAGAAGAGTTATCGATGACAAGCATGTCTACTTCTACGATGATGATTACGGACAATATAAGGGCATACAAGCTAAAGATAAACTCATCATTTTAGGTGGTAAGACTTACTATTATCTTCCTGGCTCTGGTAATCGTGCTGATAATGTAACCTTGACAATCAATCACGTTACTTATTACTTCGATAATGACGGGGTTGGACATATCCTTCGATAG
- a CDS encoding glucosyl transferase, with the protein MNTEMNYHWQMSKKHVVALSCATALATFTLVARPAFADEAKTPETSIQPTEILAPVQETAVTSVEVKVPTTNPISTNAELPTSTSTVLSEAPSSEVSSSELASESPVEITSEQEISNQDNQANKATPIKTATSEASTTKTSVEKVNEPIPVEETKTPIKNSEQPAPIDENEKLVTPSVTLENAPHISGGHYYSDDNGNWYYKDANGKNLVGLNYVDNVPVYFSQDGIQIKGGFAEDGRYYDKDSGALVTKAFKELLTYIGRDDINGQNIYTTDWYYLDADGRPLKGPQNLGGTNMYFFPNGAQVKGRFAPDGHYYDKDSGALVTNSFVHVYNWNYQNQDGNHVNHFVITIPNNSVVGPNGENQFLDMSHYPLSSNDLNREDFYYYVDDKGDKLTGPQTLNGIHVYFDQNGRQLRGEFAFDEDGTVHYYDAKNGARAENTIVRTNTGAFKFDANGNGHLMKPGEEIDTPVTPTPTVSLDNAPRVFGGHYYSDNEGNWYYKDANGKNLIGLNFVDNIPVYFDKDGKQVKGRFAEDGRYYDKNSGALATKRYLETEDGNWVYVNDKGDKLKGEQTIDGVKVYFDDFTGTQVKGHFAPNGKYYDKDSGALVTNAFKEILTYIGRDDINNQNVYTTAWYYLDADGKPLTGPQTFGNSHLYFLPNGAQVKGRFAPDGHYYDKDSGALVTDSFVHVYNWNYRNLDGDRIFHFTITIPGNDLVDQDGQYPRESKDLDREDFYYYVDAKGDKLTGPQTLNGIHVYFDQNGRQLRGEFKFDDDGTVHYYDAKNGARAENTIVRTNTGAFKFDADGNGHLMGLGEV; encoded by the coding sequence ATGAATACTGAAATGAATTATCATTGGCAAATGTCAAAGAAACATGTTGTAGCACTTTCCTGCGCAACCGCTCTAGCTACTTTTACTTTAGTCGCACGACCTGCATTTGCGGATGAAGCGAAAACACCTGAAACTTCTATTCAACCAACTGAAATTCTTGCACCTGTACAAGAAACTGCAGTAACTAGTGTTGAGGTCAAAGTACCTACTACAAATCCTATCTCAACTAATGCTGAGCTACCTACTAGTACAAGTACGGTTCTTAGTGAAGCTCCTAGCAGTGAAGTCTCATCATCTGAATTAGCAAGCGAATCACCGGTAGAAATCACTTCTGAGCAAGAAATTAGCAATCAAGATAATCAGGCAAATAAAGCTACACCAATTAAAACGGCAACTTCAGAAGCCTCTACTACAAAAACTTCGGTAGAAAAAGTCAATGAACCCATTCCTGTCGAAGAAACAAAAACACCTATAAAAAACAGTGAACAACCTGCCCCAATCGATGAAAATGAAAAGCTAGTCACACCTTCCGTAACACTTGAAAATGCACCTCATATTTCTGGTGGACATTATTATAGTGATGATAATGGTAACTGGTATTACAAGGATGCAAATGGCAAAAATCTTGTCGGGCTGAACTATGTGGATAATGTTCCTGTTTACTTTAGCCAAGACGGTATTCAAATCAAAGGTGGTTTTGCAGAGGATGGCCGATACTATGACAAAGATTCTGGTGCTCTTGTAACCAAGGCCTTTAAAGAACTCTTAACTTATATTGGTCGTGATGATATCAACGGTCAAAACATTTATACTACTGATTGGTACTACCTTGATGCCGACGGACGGCCACTTAAAGGTCCTCAAAATCTTGGTGGTACAAACATGTACTTCTTCCCTAATGGGGCACAAGTTAAAGGACGTTTTGCACCTGACGGACACTACTATGATAAGGACTCTGGTGCGCTTGTAACTAACAGCTTTGTCCATGTCTACAACTGGAATTATCAAAATCAAGACGGAAATCATGTGAATCACTTTGTCATCACCATTCCTAATAATTCAGTCGTTGGACCTAACGGTGAAAACCAATTTTTGGATATGAGTCATTACCCACTTTCTAGCAATGATTTGAATCGCGAAGATTTCTACTATTACGTAGATGATAAGGGGGATAAACTGACAGGACCTCAAACCCTAAACGGCATCCATGTCTATTTCGACCAAAATGGTAGACAACTTAGAGGTGAGTTTGCATTTGACGAAGATGGTACTGTTCATTATTACGATGCGAAAAACGGTGCACGTGCTGAAAATACCATTGTTAGAACAAATACTGGTGCCTTCAAATTCGATGCAAATGGTAATGGACATTTGATGAAACCTGGCGAAGAAATAGATACCCCCGTCACTCCTACACCTACTGTCTCCCTAGACAATGCACCACGAGTTTTTGGTGGTCACTATTATAGTGATAACGAAGGCAACTGGTACTACAAGGATGCAAACGGTAAAAACCTCATCGGTCTCAACTTCGTTGACAACATTCCAGTCTACTTTGACAAGGATGGCAAACAAGTCAAAGGACGTTTTGCAGAGGATGGTCGCTATTACGATAAAAACTCTGGTGCACTTGCAACAAAACGCTATCTTGAAACTGAAGATGGCAACTGGGTTTACGTCAATGATAAAGGCGATAAACTCAAGGGAGAACAAACTATCGATGGTGTTAAAGTCTACTTTGATGATTTCACTGGTACACAAGTCAAGGGACATTTTGCACCAAATGGTAAATACTATGACAAAGATTCTGGGGCTCTCGTAACCAATGCTTTTAAAGAAATCTTGACTTATATTGGTCGTGATGACATCAACAATCAAAATGTCTATACTACTGCCTGGTATTATCTCGATGCTGATGGTAAGCCATTAACAGGACCTCAAACCTTTGGAAATAGTCACTTGTACTTCCTTCCTAATGGGGCACAAGTCAAGGGACGCTTCGCCCCTGATGGACACTATTATGATAAAGACTCTGGTGCTCTCGTCACTGATAGCTTTGTTCATGTCTACAACTGGAATTACCGAAATCTCGATGGTGATCGCATCTTCCACTTCACTATTACCATTCCTGGAAATGATCTCGTAGATCAGGATGGACAGTACCCAAGAGAAAGTAAAGATTTAGATCGTGAAGATTTCTACTACTATGTTGATGCTAAAGGGGATAAACTGACAGGACCTCAAACCTTAAACGGCATCCATGTTTACTTCGACCAAAACGGTAGACAACTTAGAGGTGAATTCAAATTTGACGATGACGGAACTGTCCACTATTACGATGCTAAGAATGGAGCACGCGCTGAAAATACCATTGTTAGAACAAACACTGGTGCCTTCAAATTCGATGCTGACGGTAATGGACATTTGATGGGCCTTGGTGAAGTATAA
- the pdxT gene encoding pyridoxal 5'-phosphate synthase glutaminase subunit PdxT: MTKIGILALQGAFAEHEQVLKALGVETVQIRNRQDWEAHADLDGLILPGGESTVMGKLLHDLDLFEPIKTKIDAGLPVFGTCAGLILLAKTIVGDQTKHLANMDITVARNAYGRQLGSFVTDAEFKGIGEIPMVFIRGPIIEAVGPEVDILAQVNGAIVAAREKQMLVTSFHPELTGDERVHAYFLDMINQAKEEKQ; encoded by the coding sequence ATGACAAAAATCGGAATACTGGCTTTGCAAGGTGCTTTTGCAGAACATGAGCAGGTCTTGAAAGCACTTGGGGTTGAAACGGTTCAAATCAGAAATCGACAGGATTGGGAAGCTCACGCTGATTTAGACGGGCTCATTCTACCAGGGGGAGAGTCGACAGTCATGGGAAAACTTTTGCATGATTTAGACTTGTTTGAGCCGATTAAGACGAAAATTGATGCTGGACTACCTGTATTTGGAACTTGTGCAGGTCTGATTTTGTTGGCCAAAACCATAGTGGGAGACCAAACAAAACATTTGGCAAATATGGATATCACTGTAGCCAGAAATGCTTATGGACGCCAATTGGGCAGTTTTGTCACAGATGCTGAATTTAAAGGAATAGGGGAGATCCCAATGGTCTTTATTCGTGGGCCGATTATTGAAGCTGTTGGACCAGAAGTGGATATTCTAGCACAAGTCAATGGGGCTATCGTGGCAGCTAGAGAAAAGCAGATGTTGGTGACCTCTTTTCATCCAGAATTAACGGGTGACGAAAGGGTACATGCTTATTTCCTAGATATGATTAATCAGGCAAAAGAAGAAAAGCAATGA